Proteins encoded within one genomic window of Misgurnus anguillicaudatus chromosome 18, ASM2758022v2, whole genome shotgun sequence:
- the prep gene encoding prolyl endopeptidase, whose protein sequence is MAFQYPNAYRDDSVVDDYHGCKVPDPYSWLEDPDSEKTQAFVNAQNQLTQPFLEQCEIRGIFKNRMTELYDYPKYSCPFKRGNRYFHFYNTGLQNQSVLYMQKTLEAEPTVFLDPNTFSEDGTVALQGYAFSEDGEYLAYGTSASGSDWVEMRFLRVDGAELLEDKLERVKFSCMSWTHDGKGIFYNSYPKQEGKSDGTETSTNVHQKLFYHVLGTPQTEDILCAEFPDEPKWMSGVEVSDDGRYVLLSIREGCDPVNRLWYCDLNTLPEGITGLLPWVKLIDNFDAEYEYVTNEETVFTFKTNLDAPRYRLINIDFAQPSSSQWKELIPQHEKDVIVFATCTYSSYLFVCFLHDVKNVLKMFHLSSGEEIRTFPLDVGSVMGFTGRKKDSEIFYSFTSFLCPSIIYHCDLTKDPLQPHVFREVTVKGFSPAEYQTTQVFYPSKDGTQIPMFIVHKKGIELDGSHPAFLYGYGGFNISITPSYSVSRLIFVRHLGGVLAVANIRGGGEYGETWHKGGMLANKQNCFTDFQCAAEYLVKEGYTSPSKLTINGGSNGGLLVAACVNQRPELFGCAVAQVGVMDMLKFHKFTIGHAWTTDFGCSENKEQFDCLFKYSPLHNIRVPEGDGVQYPAVLLLTGDHDDRVVPLHSLKYIATLQHTVGCCSSQTNPLFIYVDTKSGHGAGKPTSKVIQEVADMYAFIARCLNLKWQE, encoded by the exons ATGGCCTTTCAGTATCCAAACGCCTATAGAGACGATTCTGTG GTCGATGACTATCATGGCTGTAAAGTTCCCGATCCATACAGTTGGCTGGAGGACCCTGACAGTGAAAAAACGCAG GCATTTGTGAATGCTCAGAATCAGCTGACTCAGCCGTTCCTGGAACAGTGTGAAATCAGAGGCATCTTTAAAAATCGCATGACTGAACTTTATGACTATCCCAAATACAGCTGCCCTTTTAAACGTGGAAACAG ATATTTTCACTTCTACAACACTGGTCTTCAGAACCAAAGTGTTCTGTACATGCAGAAGACCCTTGAGGCAGAACCCACTGTTTTCCTTGACCCAAATACCTTTTCAGAAGATGGGACAGTCGCTTTACAAG GTTATGCGTTCTCTGAGGATGGCGAGTACCTGGCGTATGGCACCAGCGCAAGTGGTTCTGATTGGGTTGAGATGAGGTTCTTGCGTGTGGACGGTGCTGAACTTCTAGAGGACAAACTGGAGAGAGTGAAATTCAGCTGCATGTCCTGGACTCATGACGGGAAAGGGATCTTCTACAACTCTTATCCTAAGCAGGAGGGAAAGAGTGATg GTACCGAGACGTCCACTAATGTGCACCAGAAGTTGTTCTATCATGTTTTGGGAACGCCTCAGACGGAGGACATTCTTTGTGCTGAATTTCCTGATGAGCCGAAATGGATGAGCGGTGTCGAG GTGTCTGATGATGGGCGATATGTGTTGTTGTCTATCAGAGAGGGCTGTGACCCTGTCAACAGATTGTGGTACTGTGATCTGAATACTCTGCCAGAGGGAATCACAG GCTTGTTGCCGTGGGTGAAGCTGATCGATAATTTTGACGCGGAGTATGAATACGTCACAAATGAAGAAACGGTCTTCACTTTTAAAACCAATCTGGATGCTCCTCGGTATCGCCTCATCAACATTGACTTTGCCCAGCCTTCTTCCAGCCAATGGAAAGAGCTCATTCCTCAACATGAGAAGGATGTCATCG tgTTTGCTACCTGTACATATTCCAGCTACCTGTTTGTATGTTTTCTCCATGATGTGAAGAACGTTTTAAAGATGTTCCACCTGTCTTCTGGGGAAGAGATACGCACGTTTCCGCTGGACGTCGGCTCGGTCATGGGCTTCACCGGTCGAAAGAAAGACTCTGAGATCTTTTACAGCTTCACTTCCTTCCTGTGTCCAT CGATCATCTATCACTGTGATCTGACTAAAGATCCCCTACAGCCACATGTCTTCAGAGAGGTCACGGTGAAGGGCTTCAGTCCTGCAGAATATCAGACCACTCAG GTCTTTTATCCTAGTAAAGATGGCACACAGATCCCGATGTTCATTGTCCACAAGAAAGGAATCGAGCTGGATGGCTCCCATCCAGCCTTCCTGTATGGATATGGAGGATTTAACATTTCCATCACACCCAGCTACAG tgtTTCTCGACTGATATTTGTCAGGCATCTGGGAGGAGTTTTAGCTGTTGCCAACATCAGAGGAGGTGGAGAATATGGAGAGACATGGCATAAAG GGGGGATGTTGGCCAATAAGCAGAACTGTTTCACAGACTTTCAGTGTGCAGCCGAGTATCTTGTAAAGGAGGGCTATACTTCACCAAGCAAACTCACCATAAATGGAGGCTCCAATGGTGGTCTGCTCGTGG CTGCGTGTGTGAATCAAAGACCTGAACTATTTGGATGTGCTGTGGCTCAGGTCGGTGTCATGGACATGTTGAAGTTTCATAAGTTCACCATCGGACACGCGTGGACCACTGATTTCGGCTGCTCTGAAAATAAAGAACAGTTCGATTGCCTGTTCAA GTATTCTCCGCTTCATAATATCCGGGTACCGGAAGGTGATGGTGTTCAGTACCCAGCTGTACTGTTGTTGACCGGTGACCATGATGATCGTGTGGTACCGCTACACTCGTTAAAATATATTGCCACTCTGCAGCACACGGTTGGTTGCTGTTCCAGTCAAACAAATCCTCTGTTTATCTACGTGGACACCAAATCGGGCCACGGCGCAGGAAAACCTACCAGTAAAGTCATTCAAGAAGTGGCTGACATGTACGCCTTCATCGCTCGCTGTCTGAACCTTAAATGGCAGGAATAA